The following are encoded together in the Brassica napus cultivar Da-Ae chromosome A9, Da-Ae, whole genome shotgun sequence genome:
- the LOC106420139 gene encoding histone-lysine N-methyltransferase ATX2, with amino-acid sequence MASVPEEEEDTQIKPELPLRYASLERVYSVSSSSSSSLCCVNNTSNAMISSKVKAEQLPVTTDAFELRRPEIVRVYSRRRRRLPEEEKKKRRRIGNSELMKLGVDSTTLSISTTTPILRGCRINANNQNGSSKRKGKKLLQASPTAKKWIRLSYDGVDPTTFIGLQCKVFWPLDADWYTGSIIGYNVENKHHTIKYGDGDVEELALRREMIRYLISREEMERLDLKFGSNDVAVGGQDYDEMVVLAASFEGCQDFEPRDIIWAKLTGHAMWPAIVVDESVTVKRKGLNNKAPGGNSILVQFFGTHDFARIQAKQAVSFLQGLLSRSPLKCKQPRFEQAMEEAKMYLKEFKLPGRMDQLQKVADTDCSERTNSGEEDSSNSGDEYTKNGEVWLRPAELGNCLYTIGDLRIINLGRIVTDSEFFKDSHHTWPEGYTAMRKFISLKDPGASAMYKMEVLRDAESKTRPVFRVTTNSGEQFKGDTPSACWNKIYSRIKKIQSASDSPDILGDGLHESGTDMFGFSNPEVDKLVQGLLQSRPTSKVSQRKYSSGKYQDHPTGYRPVRVDWKDIDKCNVCHMDEEYENNLFLQCDKCRMMVHTRCYGQLELRDGFLWLCNLCRPGAVDIPPRCCLCPVVGGAMKPTTDGRWAHLACAIWIPETCLSDVKKMEPIDGVNKVNKDRWKLLCSICGVSYGACIQCSNSSCRVAYHPLCARAAGLCVELADEDRLFLLSMEEDDADQCIRLLSFCKRHRQTSNNHLETEYMIKPVHNTAKFVPPPNPSGCARTEPYNSLGRRGRKEPEALAGASSKRLFVENQPYIVGGYSRHEFSTYERIHGSKVSQIITPSKILSMAEKYRYMKETYRKRLAFGKSGIHGFGIFAKLSHRAGDMVIEYTGELVRPSIADKREHLIYNSMVGAGTYMFRIDNERVIDATRTGSIAHLINHSCEPNCYSRVIRVNDDDHIIIFAKRDVAKWEELTYDYRFFSIDERLACYCGFPRCRGVVNDAEAQEQQANIYATPCELKEWTEA; translated from the exons ATGGCGAGTGTccccgaggaagaagaagacaccCAAATCAAACCCGAACTCCCCCTTCGCTACGCCTCTCTCGAGCGCGTCTACTCcgtctcctcttcctcctcctcttcactCTGCTGTGTCAACAACACCAGCAATGCGATGATCTCCAGCAAGGTCAAAGCCGAGCAGCTCCCAGTCACCACCGACGCTTTCGAGTTGCGCCGACCTGAGATTGTTCGCGTCTACAGTCGCCGTAGGAGACGACTACctgaggaggagaagaagaagagaaggaggatTGGTAACAGCGAGCTGATGAAACTGGGAGTGGATTCGACTACGTTGAGCATCTCCACTACTACTCCGATTTTGAGAGGATGTAGAATTAACGCTAATAATCAAAACGGATCTTCGAAGAGGAAGGGGAAGAAGCTTCTCCAAGCTTCTCCCACAGCTAAGAAATGGATTAG GTTAAGTTATGATGGTGTTGATCCTACTACTTTCATTGGACTGCAATGCAAG GTTTTTTGGCCATTGGATGCTGATTGGTATACTGGTTCTATCATTGGGTATAATGTAGAGAATAAGCATCATACT ATTAAGTATGGAGATGGGGATGTTGAGGAGTTAGCTCTTCGTCGTGAAATGATCAGATATTTAATATCTCGTGAAGAGATGGAGCGGCTGGATCTGAAGTTTGGTAGTAATGATGTGGCTGTCGGTGGTCAGGATTATGatgagatggttgtgttggctGCTTCTTTTGAGGGGTGTCAAGATTTTGAGCCTAGAGACATCATATGGGCGAAACTAACTG GTCATGCTATGTGGCCAGCGATTGTTGTGGACGAATCTGTTACAGTAAAGCGGAAAGGTCTAAACAACAAGGCACCAGGAGGAAACTCAATCCTTGTACAGTTTTTTGGCACTCATGATTTTGCTAG AATACAAGCCAAGCAAGCGGTATCATTTCTTCAAGGGCTTCTCTCAAGGTCTCCCCTGAAGTGCAAGCAACCTCGGTTTGAACAGGCGATGGAAGAAGCAAAAAT GTACCTAAAAGAATTTAAGCTTCCAGGAAGGATGGATCAACTTCAAAAAGTTGCTGATACTGATTGTTCTGAAAGGACTAATAGTGGAGAAGAGGACAGCTCAAACTCTGGTGATGAATACACAAAAAATGGAGAAGTCTGGTTGCGACCAGCGGAACTTGGAAATTGTTTGTATACGATAGGAGATCTGCGGATAATAAATCTTG GAAGAATCGTGACTGACTCTGAGTTTTTTAAGGACAGTCATCATACTTGGCCTGAAGGGTATACAGCTATGAGAAAGTTCATATCACTAAAAG ATCCTGGTGCATCTGCCATGTACAAGATGGAAGTGCTTAGAGATGCTGAGTCAAAGACTCGTCCTGTTTTCAGAGTGACCACAAATAGCGGTGAGCAG TTTAAAGGAGACACTCCATCTGCCTGCTGGAATAAAATATACAGTAGAATAAAAAAGATTCAGAGTGCTTCGGATAGTCCTGATATATTGGGTGACGGACTACATGAATCTGGTACAGATATGTTTGGCTTTTCCAACCCAGAAGTTGATAAACTTGTACAG GGGCTACTACAATCCAGACCAACCTCAAAGGTTTCTCAGCGCAAATATAGTTCGGGGAAATATCAAGATCATCCTACTGGTTACCGACCTGTGCGGGTTGACTGGAAAGATATTGACAAGTGCAATGTCTGCCACATGGATGAG GAATATGAGAACAATCTGTTCCTGCAATGTGATAAATGTAGAATGATG GTCCATACTAGATGCTACGGGCAGCTGGAACTCCGTGATGGTTTTCTGTGGTTATGCAACTTGTGTCGTCCTGGCGCGGTTGATATTCCTCCACGATGTTGTCTTTGTCCTGTAGTTG GTGGCGCTATGAAGCCGACAACTGATGGGCGCTGGGCTCACCTGGCGTGTGCCATATGGATCCCAG AAACATGCTTATCGGATGTCAAGAAGATGGAACCCATTGATGGGGTTAATAAAGTCAACAAG GATCGTTGGAAGTTATTGTGCAGCATCTGCGGGGTATCTTATGGAGCTTGTATCCAA TGTTCAAACAGTTCTTGTCGAGTGGCATATCATCCACTATGCGCACGAGCTGCTGGTCTCTGTGTTGAG CTTGCGGATGAGGATAGGCTTTTTCTTCTATCAATGGAGGAGGATGACGCAGATCAGTGCATCCGCCTACTTTCATTTTGCAAGAGGCATCGGCAAACATCAAATAACCACCTAGAAACAGAGTACATGATCAAACCTGTTCATAATACTGCGAAGTTTGTCCCACCTCCTAATCCGTCAGGGTGTGCTCGTACTG AGCCTTATAACTCTCTTGGAAGAAGAGGACGAAAGGAACCTGAAGCTCTCGCTGGTGCTTCTTCAAAACGATTATTCGTTGAAAATCAGCCGTATATTGTTGGCGGATACTCTCGACATGAGTTTTCCACGTACGAACGCATACATGGATCAAAGGTGTCTCAGATCATCACTCCAAGCAAGATTTTATCTATGGCCGAGAAATATAGATACATGAAGGAAACCTACAGGAAGAGATTAGCATTCG GGAAATCAGGAATTCATGGTTTTGGGATCTTTGCAAAGCTTTCACACAGGGCAGGAGATATG GTTATTGAATACACTGGAGAACTCGTTAGGCCTTCAATAGCTGACAAGAGAGAACATCTTATATACAACTCAATGGTG GGTGCGGGGACCTACATGTTTAGAATTGACAATGAGCGGGTCATAGATGCAACAAGGACAGGGAGCATTGCCCATCTGATCAATCACTCATGTGAG CCAAATTGCTATTCGAGAGTCATTAGGGTTAATGATGATGATCATATTATAATATTTGCAAAGAGGGATGTCGCAAAATGGGAGGAGCTGACATACGATTATag GTTCTTTTCAATTGATGAGCGACTTGCATGTTACTGTGGCTTCCCAAGATGTCGAGGTGTTGTTAATGACGCAGAAGCCCAAGAACAGCAGGCAAATATTTATGCTACTCCCTGTGAGTTAAAAGAGTGGACAGAGGCCTGA
- the BNAA09G50190D gene encoding uncharacterized protein BNAA09G50190D, producing the protein MGCVVNRESYKKLERKKSNVLVEGYVETLATLDNKDDLTRAKSLTDDDLEDLKGCLDLGFGFSYDEIPELCNTLPALELCYSMRRRFSDDKNNNKTPESSSVDASPPSPPIANWKISSPGDNPDDVKARLKYWAQAVACTVQLCK; encoded by the exons ATGGGTTGTGTTGTTAATCGAGAGAGTTACAAGAAgctggagaggaagaagagcaaCGTGTTGGTGGAGGGTTACGTGGAGACTCTCGCCACGCTGGATAATAAGGACGATCTGACAAGAGCCAAGAGCTTGACTGATGACGATCTCGAAGATCTCAAGGGTTGTCTAGATCTTGGTTTTGGTTTCAGCTACGACGAGATCCCTGAGCTTTGCAACACTCTACCTGCTTTAGAGCTTTGTTATTCCATGAGGCGGAGATTCTCCGACGATAAGAACAACAACAAGACACCGGAGAGTTCGTCGGTGGACGCTTCTCCTCCGTCGCCTCCGATTGCTAACTGGAAGATATCTAGCCCTG GTGATAATCCGGATGATGTGAAAGCTAGGCTCAAGTACTGGGCACAAGCCGTTGCCTGTACTGTCCAGTTGTGCAAGTGA
- the LOC106420020 gene encoding ras-related protein RABA5e — MYSDDEGREEYLFKIVVIGDSAVGKSNLLSRYARNEFSANSKATIGVEFQTQSMDIDGKEVKAQIWDTAGQERFRAVTSAYYRGAVGALVVYDISRRMTFESVGRWLDELKIHSDTTVARMLVGNKCDLENIRAVSVEEGKSLAEAQGLFFVETSALDSTNVRIAFEKVILDIYNNVSRKQLNSDTYKDKLTVSRVSLVKDDDNTDSKQSSGFSCCSS, encoded by the exons ATGTATTCAGACGACGAAGGGAGAGAAGAATATCTGTTCAAGATCGTGGTTATCGGCGACTCGGCGGTCGGAAAATCAAACCTCCTGTCACGGTACGCTAGGAACGAGTTCAGCGCGAATTCCAAAGCGACAATAGGTGTGGAGTTTCAGACGCAGAGCATGGATATTGATGGCAAGGAGGTTAAGGCTCAGATTTGGGACACTGCTGGCCAGGAGCGCTTTCGTGCTGTTACATCCGCTTATTACCGTGGCGCTGTCGGTGCACTTGTTGTCTACGACATTAGCCGCAGGATGACCTTCGAGAGCGTCGGACGTTGGCTCGATGAGCTCAAGA ttcATTCTGATACAACGGTGGCGAGAATGCTGGTGGGGAACAAGTGCGACCTAGAAAACATAAGAGCAGTGAGCGTGGAAGAAGGCAAATCCCTAGCAGAAGCCCAAGGACTATTCTTTGTAGAAACATCGGCTCTTGATTCAACTAACGTTAGAATAGCTTTTGAGAAGGTCATTCTTGATATCTACAATAACGTTAGCCGTAAACAACTAAACTCGGACACTTACAAAGATAAACTCACCGTAAGTCGGGTAAGTCTTGTTAAGGACGATGATAACACTGACTCTAAACAAAGCTCCGGTTTCTCTTGCTGTTCCAGTTGA
- the LOC106420140 gene encoding aspartic proteinase 36 produces the protein MMTSPIADFSIRARLTLIPILTLFLVSVSSNPGVFNVKYRYPRLQGSLSALKEHDDKRQLTILAGIDLPLGGTGRPDILGLYYAKIGIGTPAKSYYVQVDTGSDIMWVNCIQCRQCPKRSNLGIELTLYDIEESESAKLVSCDEDFCYQISGGPLSGCKANMSCPYLEIYGDGSSTAGYFVKDVVQYDSVAGDLKTKTANGSVIFGCGARQSGDLDSSNEEALDGILGFGKANSSMISQLASSGRVKKIFAHCLDGRNGGGIFAIGRVVQPKVNMTPLVPNQPHYNVNMTAVQVGQEFLDIPADLFQPGDRKGAIIDSGTTLAYLPEIIYEPLVKKITSQEPSLKVHIVDKDYKCFQYSGKVDEGFPNVTFHFENSVFLRVYPHDYLFPYEGMWCIGWQNSGMQSRDRRNMTLLGDLVLSNKLVLYDLENQLIGWTEYNCSSSIKVKDEGTGTVHLVGSHFISSAFSLDTSLFSLLLLLLITLFLL, from the exons ATGATGACGTCACCCATCGCCGATTTCTCCATCCGCGCAAGACTCACGCTGATTCCGATTCTCACGCTCTTTCTCGTCAGCGTCTCTTCGAATCCGGGAGTGTTCAACGTCAAGTACCGTTACCCAAGGCTCCAAGGCTCCCTCAGCGCCCTCAAGGAGCACGACGACAAGCGCCAGCTCACAATTCTCGCCGGCATCGATCTACCTCTCGGCGGAACCGGTCGCCCTGACATCCTAGG GTTGTATTACGCGAAGATTGGAATCGGAACGCCTGCGAAGAGCTACTACGTGCAAGTAGACACAGGGAGTGATATCATGTGGGTTAACTGTATACAGTGTAGACAGTGTCCAAAAAGAAGCAATCTTGGT ATTGAGCTGACACTGTACGACATTGAGGAGTCAGAAAGCGCGAAGTTGGTTTCGTGTGATGAGGATTTTTGCTACCAGATTAGTGGCGGTCCTCTCTCTGGATGTAAAGCTAATATGTCGTGTCCGTATCTTGAGATTTATGGAGATGGGAGCTCTACTGCTGGCTATTTTGTGAAAGACGTTGTGCAGTATGATAGTGTGGCTGGGGATCTTAAGACTAAGACGGCGAATGGGAGTGTCATATTTGG GTGTGGTGCTAGGCAGTCAGGAGATCTCGACTCTTCTAATGAAGAAGCACTTGACGGAATACTTGGGTTTGGAAAAGCTAATTCCTCAATGATTTCTCAGCTGGCGTCATCAGGAAGAGTGAAAAAGATATTTGCTCATTGCTTAGATGGAAGAAATGGGGGTGGTATATTTGCCATTGGACGTGTGGTACAACCAAAAGTAAACATGACACCATTGGTACCCAATCA ACCACACTACAATGTCAATATGACAGCAGTTCAAGTTGGTCAGGAGTTTCTAGATATCCCAGCTGATTTATTTCAACCGGGAGATAGAAAAGGAGCAATAATTGACAGTGGTACAACCTTGGCCTATCTTCCAGAGATAATCTACGAACCATTGGTGAAAAAG ATAACCTCGCAGGAGCCTTCTCTGAAAGTTCACATAGTTGATAAAGATTACAAATGCTTTCAGTACTCTGGAAA AGTTGATGAGGGGTTTCCGAATGTCACTTTCCATTTTGAAAACTCGGTCTTCCTCAGGGTTTATCCGCATGACTATCTGTTCCCTTAT GAAGGAATGTGGTGCATTGGTTGGCAAAATAGTGGAATGCAATCCAGAGATAGGAGAAACATGACACTTTTGGGAG ATTTGGTCCTATCAAACAAGCTTGTTCTCTACGATCTTGAAAATCAGCTCATTGGGTGGACTGAGTACAACT GTTCATCAAGCATCAAAGTAAAAGATGAAGGAACAGGAACAGTTCATCTAGTAGGCTCACATTTCATCTCTTCTGCATTTTCTCTAGATACGTCGTTGTTTTCACTTTTGTTACTCCTCCTCATTACTCTTTTTCTCCTATAG
- the LOC106419829 gene encoding selenoprotein F-like, producing the protein MRKREMARGWTKMTASSTKTMVMIMMLTWTISAKEQLSGKECEDLGFTGLALCSDCHSLSEYVKDQELVSDCLKCCADDSEDSMSKVTYSGAILEVCMRKLVFYPEIVGFIEEEKEKFPSVNVQYIFNSPPKLIMLDEDGEHKETIRIDNWKREHLLQYMREKVKPTSASL; encoded by the exons ATGCGAAAGAGAGAGATGGCTCGAGGGTGGACGAAGATGACTGCATCATCGACGAAGACGATGGTGATGATTATGATGTTGACATGGACGATCTCAGCTAAAGAGCAGCTGAGCGGCAAAGAGTGCGAGGATCTAGGGTTCACCGGCCTCGCTCTCTGCTCCGATTGCCACTCACTCTCTGAATACGTCAAGGATCAAG AGTTGGTATCTGATTGCTTGAAATGTTGCGCTGATGATTCTGAGGATTCGATGAGTAAG GTTACTTATTCAGGTGCTATATTAGAGGTGTGTATGAGGAAGCTGGTTTTCTACCCTGAGATTGTTGGTTTTattgaagaagagaaagaaaagttCCCTAGTGTTAACGTTCAGTACATTTTCAACTCACCTCCCAAGTTGATCATGCTTGATGAAGATGGTGAACATAAGGAAACCATAAG AATCGACAATTGGAAACGTGAGCATCTACTGCAGTACATGCGGGAGAAGGTCAAGCCCACTTCAGCAAGTTTGTAA
- the LOC106420013 gene encoding protein FAM136A, with protein sequence MDHIAAAEEQIVTERLRRKLEEVNVSAQSQLSPIQDHINFTLQQAYFKCAYECFDRSRKQEEIANCVEHCSVPVVKSQQYFEGEMAQFQERMNRSLMVCQDKFEASKLHKNRVDAAKDMEGCVNQSIEESLNTLPHIVQRMKTAFSIRD encoded by the exons ATGGATCACATAGCGGCGGCGGAAGAGCAAATTGTAACGGAGAGGCTTCGAAGAAAGCTCGAGGAAGTCAATGTTTCTGCTCAGTCCCAGCTCTCTCCTATTCAGGATCACATCAATTTCACCCTTCAG CAAGCTTACTTCAAGTGTGCGTACGAGTGCTTTGACAGAAGCAGGAAGCAAGAGGAGATAGCTAACTGTGTTGAGCACTGCAGTGTTCCTGTTGTCAAATCTCAGCAGTATTTCGAAGGCGAAATGGCTCAGTTTCAG gaAAGGATGAACAGATCTCTCATGGTCTGTCAAGACAAATTTGAGGCTTCGAAGCTCCATAAGAACAGGGTTGATGCGGCCAAAGATATGGAAGGCTGCGTTAACCAATCCATTGAGGAGAGTCTCAACACGTTGCCTCACATTGTGCAGAGGATGAAGACAGCCTTTTCCATTCGCGACTAA